In Hippopotamus amphibius kiboko isolate mHipAmp2 chromosome 6, mHipAmp2.hap2, whole genome shotgun sequence, the genomic window AGATGTTGAAtaggtcaatttttaaaaattccttcttgTCTGTAATCCCATGCAACAAGTCTGCAGATTTTTCTGTCAAAATATTCACTACTCCTTCACTGCCAATACGAATCTAACCTTTCCAGCTACTTGTCTCATGCTTGTCTCTCTCCACTTTCAAGCTTTTATGCAACAGCCTTTAACTGAGTGTGTGTTTCCTGGCAAGTCCTGGGCTTGGGATGAAAATGAACGAGACATTCTACCTTCAAGGTGGGAGAGACACAAATAGATGAAAAACAGTCTCTCTGCAATATAACAAGGGCTATACCCAGGGCAAAGATAGAACACTATAAAAACAGAGGGGAGCGGGATTAGGATTATTTCAAGTGGTGGGGAGTCTTAAGTCGAGTTTTATAGTATGCCTTGAGTTTTGCTGTGAGAACAAGATGGGAAAAAATTAGCTTGGGAAGAAGGGAAATATTATGGCACATTTGGTCTTGAGTAAAAGCTGACTCAGGAGGGAGATTTAGATTCTCTGAGTTAAATTCTGCTTTGCCACTCTTTGAGTGATCTTAGGCAGATTAGCTAAACTCATTGTGCCTTAGTTGCCTCATGTGCAAAAGGGGACCATCTACCTTATAAAATTGTGAGGATTAATGGTGCTAATGAATGCAAATTTCATATGATAGTGCCTACCACActttaaatgttcaataaatgctagctattCTTCTTCTTATTCCAGGCAAAGAGGATagcctttttgaaaaattatggGAGTGAGAAACAAGTATGATCTCTTTCAGGAAGGGCAGGCTTACATTACAGCTGGGTGTAACGCTGAGTATTTGTTGCCCAGTGGTGAAAGATGAGGCTGGAACAGCAGGCAGGTGCCAGGACCTGAAGGACTTTGTGTGCCGTGCTCAATACTTTGGGCTTTAACCTGGAAGTGATAGGGAtccactgaagaattttaaaggagaaaatgattCTTGCTACTAAGCCAAACATtgcttttattgtcattttcCTGCCCAATACTGTCGAAGAGAAATAGAGTTGGATGTTTGTTAAAGATGGcaagacagatttttttcaggCTATTGCAGTAAGGGAGAGAGATTCGGTTATAAACTGAACTCAATGCCACTGCAACAAAAGGTGAGAGACTTTTTAAATGCTGGAGAATGTTAAAGGAAATGTACTGAAATAcattgtgggggtggggtgggggttgggggcggtGTTGGTTGATGTGATTAGGCCATCTGTGTTCACTAACTGGTGCTTACCAAAGTTaggctcctaccctcccacagagaCTAGGCAACAGGGATCCTACCTTTCCTGATGACTTCATTTCAAAGGGATGGCTCCCTGAAAAAGATATCCCTGGTCTGTGGAAGGtacatctcaaaggcacagagaaaggaCTTATAATTGCAAGTTTTCTAAAGAAAGTGCTTCAAGAAAAGGAAGGTAAGGGGTCTATAATCAGGTTTTGGCTGAAACAGTGAATTCTTGTGACACTGTTGAGCTTTTGCAGCCAGGCATTTTAAGGGGACTAGGGTCATCCTAGAGACATAGCCTCAGGCTGATAGAAGCCACACTAGAGTTTGTCTTTTCATGTGTAGGGTGGACAAAATTGTTTGTGCTGAGAGGCTGCAGTTCTCATAGGTCACAGTTGAGGTCCAGTTAAGGAGGCAGCTCAGAGGAACCTGACTAGAATTTGGTCAAGGAAATAACACCCTTCTGTAGCTCTCTTTCCTACTGTATGACATCTAATTCCCCCTTGCTTAATTTTCCAGATCCTTCAAAATCTGGTCCCATCTGCCTGGGAAACCTAATCAATTAATCTCCCACACAATTTGTACAGTCTGCTCAAGTTCAGCTTGGAACAGCCCCTCCCATGTCCTGCTCCCATTTTCCTCTCTGAACTTTGACTTCTGCTGTTCCCTTTCTCCCCTGCCCCTTGCATTCTTTTCACCATTCAAAGCCTCACTCAGCGAAGGCCCTATATCTTCATAGGCTAATTTGAAATCTGTAggccctttgttttttttttattttttttttttatttttaaagcaagctCTGGCcagttttattaaagaaaaattgtgcATGATTTACTTTTCACCAGTCTGTTCTGGCATGCTTCTAAtgatatcagaatcacctggatcAATGATAGCCAGTGTGCATACTCTGTAGTATTTTCCACATGCTGTGCCCAATTCAATATTATTGCCACTGTAGTGATGGACACCAGTTTTGGCCAACATGGCGTAATACTCTATTTCAGATTTCCTCAAGGCTGGGCAGTTGTTGGCAAGGATGACCAGTTTCGCTTTGCCGTGTCTGATCATTTTCAGAGTCTGCTTGTACCCCAGCACGTACTTTCCACTTTTCATAACCAGTTGGAGCCTAGAGTTGATTGACTCCCGCGACTTTTTCGTCTTCTTTGCGGCCACCATCTTCCTGCCTTAGGTGCGGGACGCCCCCAACCAAGAG contains:
- the LOC130855792 gene encoding 60S ribosomal protein L30-like, with the translated sequence MVAAKKTKKSRESINSRLQLVMKSGKYVLGYKQTLKMIRHGKAKLVILANNCPALRKSEIEYYAMLAKTGVHHYSGNNIELGTACGKYYRVCTLAIIDPGDSDIIRSMPEQTGEK